Proteins from a genomic interval of Oncorhynchus nerka isolate Pitt River linkage group LG13, Oner_Uvic_2.0, whole genome shotgun sequence:
- the rad9b gene encoding cell cycle checkpoint control protein RAD9B produces the protein MKCVIERNGVKVLGKAIHALARIGDELWLDPMMKGLAMRSVNSAHSAYACFLFSPLFFQHYSPDTGPAQDCGTVKCKLVMKSVLPLFRCLATIERNVDSCQISINLPDNRVIFQFHCRHGITKTHNLGFQESEALQAVFPSHLCPNVLKAQPRLLGDMVMHFPLSQEEITLSMSPLRVNLKSYYEDESDQMKAMHTEMSLEPSEFDYFQVGVDSDITFCLKELRGLLSFAESHGLPVSAHFGAAGKPVAFSVENMVLEASVVLATLVNPESRNPSQATEAQAPAALRCGGVAEPTEGPCEADAGPPQAQGFPSAGELIASSQGSPVFSGTALMREFTGTGEDSDRLRTPRYTHRGRGITTPPSSKVRSLLFGAVSCEQGDGCTSMLPSLVCSSDTEDGASGAL, from the exons ATGAAGTGTGTCATTGAAAGAAACGGTGTTAAAG TGTTAGGGAAGGCTATTCATGCCCTGGCACGCATAGGAGATGAATTATGGTTGGATCCTATGATGAAAGGG TTGGCAATGAGGTCAGTGAACTCAGCCCATTCTGCCTACGCCTGCTTCCTCTTCTCCCCATTGTTCTTCCAACACTACAGCCCAGACACAGGACCAGCCCAGGACTGTGGAACTGTCAAATGCAAGTTGGTCATGAAG TCAGTGCTGCCGCTATTTCGGTGCCTGGCTACCATTGAGCGTAATGTGGATAGCTGTCAAATATCCATCAATCTCCCAGACAACCGGGTGATATTCCAGTTTCACTGCAGACATG GTATCACCAAAACACACAACCTGGGTTTCCAGGAGAGTGAAGCTCTGCAGGCAGTGTTTCCTTCTCACCTCTGCCCCAATGTCCTGAAGGCCCAGCCCAG ACTTCTAGGCGACATGGTGATGCACTTCCCATTGTCTCAGGAAGAGATCactctgtccatgtctcctctGAGAGTCAATCTGAAAAGCTACTATGAAGATGAAAGTG ATCAAATGAAGGCCATGCACACTGAGATGTCTTTAGAGCCCAGTGAGTTTGACTACTTCCAGGTTGGAGTTGACTCAGACATAACCTTCTGTCTGAAGGAGCTGAGG GGATTGCTGTCATTTGCTGAATCACATGGTCTACCAGTATCTGCCCACTTTGGCGCTGCAGGAAA GCCGGTGGCCTTCAGTGTAGAGAACATGGTGCTGGAGGCCAGTGTGGTGTTGGCCACTCTTGTCAACCCAGAGAGCAGGAACCCCTCCCAGGCTACAGAGGCCCAGGCTCCTGCTGCACTAAG GTGTGGAGGTGTTGCGGAGCCTACGGAGGGCCCATGTGAGGCAGATGCCGGTCCCCCCCAGGCCCAGGGGTTTCCCTCTGCAGGCGAGCTGATAGCATCCAGCCAGGGAAGCCCAGTGTTCAGTGGAACAGCCCTCATGAGAGAGTTCACCGGGACAGGAGAAGATTCTGACAGGCTCAGAACACCACGTTACACACACAGAGGTCGTGGCATCACAACTCCTCCTTCCTCCAAG GTTCGCTCCCTCCTCTTTGGGGCCGTGTCCTGTGAGCAAGGTGATGGTTGCACCTCTATGCTGCCCAGTCTGGTGTGTTCCAGTGATACAGAGGATGGGGCCAGTGGTGCACTGTAA